A stretch of the Alnus glutinosa chromosome 6, dhAlnGlut1.1, whole genome shotgun sequence genome encodes the following:
- the LOC133870281 gene encoding zinc finger CCCH domain-containing protein 54, translating to MLKGVNPGFLSERQFPNFATPSEYNHVDHIDNAIFCADEFRMYAYKIKRCPRMRSHDWTECPYAHRGEKAQRRDPRKFNYTAIACPAFRMHGKCHKGDACEFAHGVFEYWLHPARYRTRACNAGRYCQRKVCFFAHTQEQLRSETKYKSHSTYRQQANGGHGSNSGEESSSLPVPELTKKKNESNYFDGVSEFLKSLRALKIRDVEEGERGSANWGLLDSDLPHLDWISELVQ from the exons ATGTTGAAAGGTGTCAATCCGGGTTTTTTATCCGAGCGCCAATTTCCCAATTTTGCCACTCCTTCCGAGTACAACCATGTTGACCACATTGACAACGCTATCTTCTGCGCGGACGAGTTCCGCATGTACGCCTATAAGATCAAGCGGTGCCCAAGAATGCGAAGCCACGACTGGACGGAGTGCCCCTACGCCCACCGTGGCGAAAAGGCGCAACGCCGCGACCCGCGTAAATTCAACTACACGGCCATTGCCTGCCCAGCCTTCCGCATGCACGGTAAATGCCACAAGGGAGATGCCTGCGAGTTTGCGCACGGAGTCTTCGAGTACTGGCTGCATCCTGCAAG GTACCGAACACGCGCATGCAATGCTGGGCGCTATTGCCAACGTAAGGTATGTTTTTTCGCTCACACGCAAGAGCAGTTGCGGTCCGAGACCAAATACAAGTCTCATTCCACGTACCGGCAGCAAGCGAACGGCGGGCACGGATCGAACAGCGGGGAGGAATCCTCGTCGTTGCCTGTGCCGGAGCTGacgaagaaaaagaatgagagTAATTATTTTGACGGGGTTTCAGAGTTTTTGAAGAGTTTGAGGGCGTTGAAGATAAGGGATGTTGAGGAGGGGGAGAGGGGTTCTGCTAATTGGGGGTTATTGGATTCAGATTTGCCTCATCTCGATTGGATTTCGGAGTTGGTGCAGTAA
- the LOC133871627 gene encoding probable transcription factor At5g61620, with the protein MERKLRKCSQCGSTGHNYRTCNNITTVSDRSDVRVKLFGVYLTNGGDAPVKNNLRLNEAAHVKNKGRTWSEEEHRQFLVGLKELGKGDWKGISNKFVSTRTSTQVATHAQKYFLRQAAIDKKITRKPSLFDMSLQQPEPVSTQEDSLVPTEKSMSEPSSEPEATTPDDPNVNQFPNVCLDIPPLAQITSPTYGAPNYSGIPYTEAGMLSNVPFIATVDYGSPSSRYTHGTQLEFATNYALVIIHPSHIPLPPSSITVKIKGFIRV; encoded by the exons ATGGAGAGAAAACTTAGGAAGTGTTCGCAGTGTGGGAGCACCGGACACAACTATAGGACGTGTAATAATATTACCACTGTCAGTGATCGGAGTGACGTCCGAGTGAAGCTCTTCGGCGTCTATTTGACAAACGGAGGAGATGCTCCTGTAAAGAACAACCTTAGATTAAACGAGGCTGCTcatgtaaaaaataaag GGAGGACGTGGAGTGAGGAAGAGCACAGACAATTTCTAGTTGGTCTGAAGGAGCTCGGGAAAGGTGATTGGAAAGGAATTTCAAACAAGTTTGTGAGCACTAGGACCTCAACCCAGGTTGCTACTCATGCACAAAAATATTTCCTCAGACAGGCTGCCATTGATAAGAAGATCACACGCAAACCAAGCCTATTTGATATGTCTCTCCAACAACct GAACCAGTAAGTACTCAGGAAGATTCTTTAGTTCCTACAGAAAAAAGTATGTCTGAACCGTCATCAGAGCCAGAG GCTACAACCCCAGATGATCCGAATGTGAATCAATTCCCAAACGTCTGCTTGGATATTCCACCACTTGCTCAAATAACGTCCCCAACATATGGTGCACCAAATTACAGTGGTATTCCATATACG GAGGCGGGAATGCTTAGCAATGTGCCCTTCATCGCAACGGTAGACTATGGTAGCCCAAGCTCTCGCTATACGCATGGAACTCAGCTAGAATTTGCTACTAATTACGCTCTTGTAATAATCCATCCATCTCACATTCCTTTACCACCGTCGTCTATCACAGTCAAGATCAAAGGCTTCATACGTGTCTAG